The Sphingobium sp. JS3065 genome includes a region encoding these proteins:
- a CDS encoding response regulator transcription factor, translating into MSERVLVIVEDDEAFAKTLKRSFERRGYAVLTADSHAALEMVLAGNRPGFAVVDLKLGAESGLVCVQTLHAHDPAMVIVVLTGFASIATAVEAIKLGASNYLAKPSNTDDIEAAFARSTGDPSTPLAPRPTSIKTLEWEHIHEVLKDSDFNISEAARRLGMHRRTLARKLAKRQVG; encoded by the coding sequence ATGTCTGAGCGCGTGCTGGTGATCGTGGAGGATGACGAGGCGTTCGCGAAGACGCTCAAGCGATCCTTCGAGCGGCGCGGCTATGCGGTGCTGACGGCGGACAGCCATGCGGCTTTGGAGATGGTCCTGGCAGGCAACAGGCCGGGTTTTGCCGTGGTCGACCTCAAGCTGGGCGCAGAGTCCGGGCTGGTCTGCGTCCAGACTCTTCATGCGCATGATCCGGCGATGGTGATCGTGGTGCTGACCGGCTTCGCCAGCATCGCCACGGCGGTGGAGGCGATCAAGCTGGGCGCGTCCAACTATCTGGCCAAGCCGTCCAACACCGACGACATAGAGGCGGCCTTTGCCCGGTCCACGGGCGACCCCTCCACCCCGCTCGCGCCGCGCCCGACATCGATCAAGACGCTGGAATGGGAACATATCCATGAGGTGCTGAAAGACAGCGACTTCAACATTTCCGAAGCGGCCCGGCGGCTGGGCATGCACCGGCGGACGCTGGCGCGCAAATTGGCGAAGCGGCAGGTGGGGTGA
- a CDS encoding ATP-binding protein: MNRNLPISTLWQPSQWPADAAGRKNLALLVQLRWLAIAGQLVTILAVHFIMGIRLPLAPMLLVAAMAMAMNGLSFGVLRKRTDVSHAELFLSLLFDVLLLTAQLYLSGGATNPFISLYLVQVALGAVLLDRWSIWGIVFVSALCAGLLALHYRPLDLRGALEGHLFDLHIVGTWICFTMIAVLLVLFVLPVTRNLQMRDAYLAKLRQQAAEEEHIVRMGLLASGAAHELGTPLSQLAVVLGDWKHMPEVTTHPALVEEVGEMQAAVQRCKEIVTGILLSSGEARGEAPEVTNVRDFIDGIAMEWRRANPGMPLRCDFGPHDYPRIIADPVIRQAIGNLLDNGREAGATYIDLLVGRDSTSLNIAVRDNGSGFSEAMLEDFGKPYRSSKGKEGHGLGLFLVVNVVRKLGGTVSASNGADGGALILLRLPLGTLALEEETADV, from the coding sequence ATGAACCGGAACCTGCCGATCAGCACCCTCTGGCAGCCCAGCCAGTGGCCCGCCGACGCCGCCGGACGCAAGAATCTGGCGCTGCTGGTGCAATTGCGCTGGCTGGCCATCGCGGGCCAGCTCGTCACCATATTGGCGGTGCATTTCATCATGGGCATCCGCCTGCCCCTGGCGCCGATGCTGCTGGTCGCGGCCATGGCGATGGCGATGAACGGCCTCAGTTTCGGCGTGCTGCGCAAGCGGACCGACGTGTCCCATGCCGAACTGTTCCTGTCGCTGCTGTTCGACGTGCTGCTGCTGACGGCGCAGCTTTATCTGTCGGGCGGGGCGACCAATCCCTTCATCTCGCTCTATCTCGTGCAGGTGGCGCTGGGCGCGGTGCTGCTCGACCGCTGGAGCATCTGGGGGATCGTATTCGTGTCGGCGCTGTGCGCGGGGCTGCTGGCATTGCACTACCGGCCCCTGGACCTGCGCGGCGCGCTGGAGGGGCATTTGTTCGACCTGCATATCGTCGGCACCTGGATCTGCTTCACCATGATCGCGGTGCTGCTGGTGCTGTTCGTGCTGCCCGTGACGCGCAACCTCCAGATGCGGGACGCCTATCTGGCGAAGCTGCGGCAGCAGGCGGCTGAGGAGGAGCATATCGTCCGCATGGGCCTGCTCGCGTCGGGCGCGGCGCATGAACTGGGCACGCCTCTGTCCCAACTCGCGGTGGTGCTGGGCGACTGGAAACATATGCCGGAGGTCACGACGCACCCTGCTTTGGTCGAGGAGGTGGGCGAGATGCAGGCCGCCGTCCAGCGCTGCAAGGAAATCGTCACCGGCATCCTCCTCTCCTCCGGCGAGGCGCGGGGCGAAGCGCCGGAAGTGACCAATGTGCGCGATTTCATCGACGGCATCGCCATGGAGTGGCGCAGGGCCAATCCCGGCATGCCGCTGCGCTGCGATTTCGGGCCGCATGACTATCCGCGCATCATCGCCGATCCGGTGATCCGGCAGGCTATCGGCAATCTGCTCGACAATGGGCGGGAGGCGGGCGCGACCTATATCGACCTGCTGGTCGGGCGCGACAGCACGTCGCTCAACATCGCGGTGCGGGACAATGGCAGCGGCTTTTCGGAAGCGATGCTGGAGGATTTCGGCAAGCCCTACCGGTCGAGCAAGGGCAAGGAAGGCCATGGCCTCGGCCTGTTCCTGGTCGTCAACGTCGTGCGCAAGCTGGGCGGCACCGTATCGGCCAGCAACGGCGCGGACGGCGGCGCGCTGATCCTGCTGCGCCTGCCGCTGGGCACCCTGGCGCTGGAAGAGGAAACTGCCGATGTCTGA
- a CDS encoding SURF1 family protein — protein sequence MTAAQDGERSSRSPAFMIGLTLIALFFFAGFCALGAWQVQRLGWKRDLIARVDARSHALPLPAPRAAARADEYRRVKISGHFLHDQTALVQAVTVRGPGFWVLTPLVTDRGLTLIVNRGFVPLDKRRDYARPQGKVHVAGLLRLNEPGGGFLRSNDPAADRWYSRDVEAIADARGIKGPLADYFIDAEAVDGPDSLPVGGLTVVKFPNSHLQYAIIWFVLAAMVAGAYMFVMRQARKDRRG from the coding sequence GTGACAGCGGCGCAAGACGGGGAGCGCTCCAGCCGCTCCCCGGCCTTTATGATCGGCCTGACGCTGATCGCCCTTTTCTTCTTCGCCGGATTCTGCGCGCTTGGCGCATGGCAGGTCCAGCGTCTTGGCTGGAAGCGCGACCTGATCGCCCGCGTCGATGCGCGAAGCCACGCCCTCCCCCTCCCCGCTCCCCGCGCCGCCGCGAGGGCCGACGAATATCGCCGGGTGAAGATTTCGGGCCATTTCCTTCATGACCAGACGGCGCTGGTGCAGGCCGTGACCGTGCGCGGCCCCGGTTTCTGGGTACTGACCCCCCTCGTCACCGACCGGGGCCTCACGTTGATCGTCAATCGGGGCTTCGTCCCGCTCGACAAGCGCCGGGATTATGCCCGACCGCAGGGAAAGGTGCATGTGGCGGGGCTATTGCGCCTGAACGAACCGGGCGGCGGTTTCCTGCGCTCCAACGATCCAGCGGCCGACCGCTGGTATTCGCGCGATGTCGAAGCGATCGCCGACGCACGCGGGATAAAGGGACCGCTGGCCGATTATTTCATCGATGCCGAAGCCGTCGACGGCCCGGACAGCCTGCCGGTCGGCGGGCTTACCGTCGTCAAATTCCCCAACAGCCACCTGCAATATGCGATCATATGGTTCGTGCTGGCGGCGATGGTCGCTGGCGCGTACATGTTCGTCATGCGTCAGGCCCGAAAAGACCGCCGGGGATGA
- the cyoD gene encoding cytochrome o ubiquinol oxidase subunit IV yields MSDAVHTHDHGHHEEGAHGSLRSYMIGFGLSAILTAIPFWLVMSGVLNDPQLTGVVIMGFAAAQVVVHMIYFLHMNTRVEGGWSFMAMMLTVVLVVIVLSGSLWVMYHLNANMMPHADMDMSAMHNMSEMP; encoded by the coding sequence GTGAGCGACGCTGTCCACACTCACGATCACGGCCATCATGAGGAAGGCGCGCACGGCAGCTTGCGCAGCTATATGATCGGGTTCGGCCTGTCGGCGATCCTGACGGCCATCCCCTTCTGGCTGGTGATGAGTGGCGTGCTGAACGACCCGCAACTGACCGGCGTGGTCATCATGGGCTTCGCCGCAGCGCAGGTGGTGGTCCACATGATCTACTTCCTGCACATGAACACCCGCGTCGAAGGCGGCTGGTCCTTCATGGCGATGATGCTGACGGTCGTGCTGGTCGTCATCGTGCTGTCGGGATCGCTGTGGGTCATGTATCATCTCAACGCCAACATGATGCCGCATGCGGACATGGACATGAGCGCCATGCACAATATGAGCGAGATGCCGTGA
- the cyoC gene encoding cytochrome o ubiquinol oxidase subunit III has protein sequence MSSATATLEPRAYHLLEEPHLHEGHSTNLGFWMYLMSDCLIFAILFATYAVLGGSYAGGPGPKDLFDLPLIALNTAMLLFSSITYGFAMLAMEKNRVSPTQGWLFVTLLFGGAFLFIELYEFSHLIHEGAGPQRSAFLSSFFTLVGTHGLHVTFGSIWLITLMVQVAKKGLIPANKRRLMCLSMFWHFLDVIWIGVFTFVYLMGVLR, from the coding sequence ATGAGCAGCGCCACTGCAACGCTGGAACCCAGGGCATATCATCTGCTCGAGGAACCGCACCTTCACGAAGGCCACAGCACCAATCTGGGCTTCTGGATGTATTTGATGAGCGATTGCCTCATCTTCGCCATCCTTTTCGCCACTTACGCCGTGCTGGGCGGCAGCTATGCCGGCGGGCCGGGGCCGAAGGATCTGTTCGACCTGCCGCTGATCGCGCTCAACACCGCGATGCTGCTGTTTTCTTCGATCACCTACGGCTTCGCGATGCTGGCGATGGAGAAGAACAGGGTCAGCCCCACCCAGGGATGGCTGTTCGTCACCTTGCTGTTCGGCGGGGCGTTCCTGTTCATCGAACTCTACGAATTCTCTCACCTCATCCATGAAGGTGCGGGGCCGCAGCGTTCGGCGTTCCTGTCTTCCTTCTTCACGCTGGTCGGCACGCACGGGCTGCACGTCACCTTCGGTTCGATCTGGCTGATCACGCTGATGGTGCAGGTCGCGAAGAAGGGCCTGATCCCGGCCAACAAACGCCGCCTGATGTGCCTGTCGATGTTCTGGCACTTCCTGGACGTCATCTGGATCGGCGTCTTCACCTTTGTCTATCTGATGGGAGTCCTGCGGTGA
- the cyoB gene encoding cytochrome o ubiquinol oxidase subunit I: MTGTRTMTQMIFGRLTWDAFPWHEPVVVATFVGVVIGGIALVAALTYFKLWGYLWKEWFTSVDHKKIGIMYMVLGLVMFLRGFSDAIMMRIQQAWAFNGSEGYLNAHHYDQVFTAHGVIMIFFVAMPFITGLMNYIVPLQIGARDVSFPFLNNFSFWMTTGGAVLVMFSLFLGEFAQTGWLAYPPLSGIAYSPATGVDYYIWSLQVAGVGTTLSGINLIATIVKMRAPGMSLMKMPVFTWTSLCANVLIVASFPILTATLVLLSLDRYAGTAFFTNDFGGNPMMYVNLIWIWGHPEVYILILPLFGVFSEVVSTFCGKRLFGYTSMVYATCTIMVLSYLVWLHHFFTMGSGASVNSFFGITTMIISIPTGAKLFNWLFTMYRGRIRFELPMMWTVAFMLTFTIGGMTGVLLAVPPADFVLHNSLFLIAHFHNVIIGGVLFGLFAAINYWWPKAFGFRLNQFWGHVSFWCWNIGFWLAFGPLYVLGLMGVTRRMRVFDDPSLQIWFVVAGIGAAVIAVGIGAMLVQFAVSIWKRDELKVEGDPWDGRTLEWATSSPPPEYNFAFTPVVYDTDTWADMKKNNYQRPLTGYQPIHMPSSTGAGVILAALATLCGFALIWYIWWLAGLSFIALVAVAIGHSFNYKRDFHIPADVVTRTEEERTRILAAGV, encoded by the coding sequence ATGACAGGAACACGCACAATGACGCAGATGATTTTCGGTCGTCTGACATGGGACGCATTCCCGTGGCATGAACCGGTGGTCGTCGCGACCTTCGTCGGGGTCGTGATCGGCGGCATCGCCCTCGTCGCGGCGCTCACCTATTTCAAGCTCTGGGGCTATCTCTGGAAGGAATGGTTCACCAGCGTCGACCATAAGAAAATCGGCATCATGTACATGGTGCTGGGGCTGGTCATGTTCCTGCGCGGCTTTTCGGACGCCATCATGATGCGCATCCAGCAGGCCTGGGCCTTCAACGGGTCCGAAGGCTATCTGAACGCGCATCATTATGACCAGGTGTTCACCGCGCACGGCGTGATCATGATCTTCTTCGTGGCGATGCCGTTCATCACGGGCCTGATGAACTATATCGTGCCGCTCCAGATCGGCGCGCGCGACGTCAGCTTCCCCTTCCTCAACAATTTCAGCTTCTGGATGACGACTGGCGGCGCGGTGCTGGTGATGTTCTCCCTGTTTCTGGGCGAGTTCGCGCAGACCGGCTGGCTGGCCTATCCGCCGCTTTCGGGGATCGCCTACAGCCCGGCCACGGGCGTCGACTATTATATCTGGTCGTTGCAGGTGGCGGGCGTCGGCACGACATTGTCGGGCATCAACCTGATCGCGACCATCGTGAAGATGCGCGCGCCGGGCATGTCGCTCATGAAGATGCCGGTCTTCACCTGGACCTCCCTCTGCGCGAACGTGCTGATCGTCGCCTCCTTCCCGATCCTGACCGCCACGCTCGTCCTGCTGTCGCTGGACCGCTATGCGGGGACCGCCTTCTTCACCAATGATTTCGGCGGCAATCCGATGATGTACGTGAACCTCATCTGGATATGGGGCCACCCGGAAGTCTATATCCTCATCCTGCCGCTGTTCGGCGTCTTCTCCGAAGTCGTCTCCACCTTCTGCGGCAAGCGCCTGTTCGGCTACACGTCGATGGTCTACGCCACCTGCACCATCATGGTGCTGTCCTACCTGGTGTGGCTGCACCACTTCTTCACCATGGGGTCTGGCGCCAGCGTCAACAGCTTCTTCGGCATCACGACGATGATCATCTCGATCCCGACGGGGGCGAAGCTCTTCAATTGGCTGTTCACCATGTATCGTGGGCGCATCCGTTTCGAACTGCCGATGATGTGGACCGTCGCCTTCATGTTGACTTTCACCATCGGCGGCATGACCGGCGTATTGCTGGCGGTTCCGCCGGCGGACTTCGTGCTGCACAACTCGCTGTTCCTGATCGCGCACTTCCATAATGTGATCATCGGCGGCGTGCTGTTCGGCCTGTTTGCGGCGATCAATTACTGGTGGCCCAAGGCGTTCGGCTTCAGGCTGAACCAGTTCTGGGGACATGTCAGCTTCTGGTGCTGGAACATCGGTTTCTGGCTCGCCTTCGGCCCGCTTTATGTGCTGGGCCTGATGGGCGTCACCCGCCGCATGCGCGTGTTCGATGATCCGTCGCTGCAAATCTGGTTCGTCGTCGCGGGCATCGGCGCCGCCGTCATCGCCGTGGGCATCGGCGCCATGCTGGTCCAGTTCGCCGTCTCCATCTGGAAGCGCGACGAGCTGAAGGTGGAGGGCGATCCCTGGGACGGCCGCACGCTGGAATGGGCGACCAGCTCGCCCCCGCCAGAGTATAATTTCGCCTTCACGCCGGTCGTCTACGACACCGACACCTGGGCGGACATGAAGAAGAACAACTATCAACGCCCGCTGACCGGTTACCAGCCGATCCACATGCCGAGCAGCACGGGGGCAGGCGTGATCCTGGCCGCGCTGGCGACGCTCTGCGGCTTCGCCCTGATCTGGTATATCTGGTGGCTGGCGGGCCTTAGCTTCATCGCCCTGGTCGCCGTCGCCATCGGCCACAGCTTCAACTACAAGCGCGACTTCCACATCCCCGCGGATGTCGTCACGCGCACCGAGGAAGAGCGCACCCGCATCCTCGCGGCAGGAGTCTGA
- the cyoA gene encoding ubiquinol oxidase subunit II — MPHHFLPPWTRIFRWSVPVLALPLTACDWVVMNPSGDIAVQQRDLILISTALMLLIVVPVMALVVFFAWRYRSANKAAEKDYDPDWDHSTKLELMIWSAPLLIIICLGALTWVSTHKLDPYRPLDRIDAKTAIDPKVKPLTVEVVALDWKWLFIYPELGIATVNELAVPVNVPVRFDLTASTVMNSFYIPELAGQIYAMPGMKTQLHAVANRAVGGVGFSANYSGAGFSHMRFGYKALDRARFDAWVAKVKGSRANLDRGAYLALARPGEKAPVAYFSAVDPKLFDAVVNLCPKPGQRCMGELMHINMMGGAGKESAHETEGLRYDFPNGHVIDQTDRNEGQQTAPDAPGASNVADDHSSHSGADAHAHHR; from the coding sequence ATGCCTCACCATTTCCTTCCCCCCTGGACCCGCATTTTTCGCTGGTCCGTCCCGGTTCTGGCGCTGCCGCTGACGGCGTGCGACTGGGTCGTGATGAACCCGTCGGGCGATATCGCGGTGCAGCAGCGCGACCTGATCCTGATCTCGACCGCGCTGATGCTGCTGATCGTCGTGCCCGTCATGGCGCTGGTCGTCTTCTTCGCCTGGCGTTATCGTTCGGCCAACAAGGCGGCGGAGAAGGATTATGATCCGGACTGGGATCATTCGACCAAGCTGGAACTGATGATCTGGTCGGCGCCGCTGCTGATCATCATCTGCCTGGGCGCGCTGACCTGGGTGAGCACGCACAAGCTGGACCCCTATCGGCCGCTCGACCGGATCGATGCGAAGACCGCCATCGACCCCAAAGTGAAGCCGCTGACGGTGGAGGTCGTGGCGCTCGACTGGAAATGGCTGTTCATCTATCCGGAACTGGGCATCGCCACGGTCAATGAATTGGCGGTGCCGGTCAATGTGCCGGTGCGTTTCGACCTTACCGCCTCGACCGTCATGAACAGTTTCTACATTCCCGAACTGGCGGGGCAGATCTACGCCATGCCGGGCATGAAGACGCAGTTGCACGCGGTCGCCAACCGGGCGGTCGGTGGCGTTGGCTTCTCCGCCAACTATTCGGGTGCGGGCTTCAGCCATATGCGCTTCGGCTACAAGGCGCTGGACCGGGCCAGGTTCGACGCCTGGGTCGCTAAGGTGAAGGGGAGCCGCGCCAATCTGGACCGCGGCGCCTATCTGGCGTTGGCCAGGCCCGGCGAGAAGGCGCCGGTCGCCTATTTCTCCGCCGTCGATCCCAAGCTGTTCGACGCGGTCGTCAACCTCTGCCCCAAACCCGGCCAGCGCTGCATGGGCGAGCTGATGCACATCAACATGATGGGCGGCGCGGGCAAGGAATCTGCGCATGAGACCGAAGGGCTTCGCTACGATTTTCCCAACGGCCATGTGATCGATCAGACCGACCGCAATGAAGGGCAGCAGACCGCGCCCGACGCTCCCGGCGCTTCGAATGTCGCTGACGATCACTCTTCCCACAGCGGCGCTGACGCGCACGCGCATCATCGGTAA
- a CDS encoding MFS transporter translates to MSSRAMTFTSRSLEDDARLINARDHQIAPGDISIGVIIGRTSEFFDFFVYAIASVIVFPSLVFPYVDALTGTLYSFAIFAVAFITRPVGSLIFMAIDRHFGRGTKLTVALFLLGGSTASIAFMPGYETIGHYAAVVLIILRAAQGIALGGTWDGLASLLSLNAPQHQRGWYAMVPQLGAPLALLVASGLFAFFLTTLSDADFLDWGWRYPFFVAFAINVVALFARLRIVVTHEFERLFEQKDLQPSEVLPTVKAEGRNIIIGAFAPLASFALFHMVTVFPLSWVALFTKQPLERFLIIEMIGASVGLLAIVVSGFIADQIGRRSLLAWSALGIAIFSVMAPLLLNGGDLGEVAFMILGFMLLGLAFGQSSGVVASNFATETRYTGSALTSDLAWLVGAGFAPLVALLLSVKFGLAASGIYLLSGAVATMVALYVNKELAARDR, encoded by the coding sequence ATGAGTTCACGGGCCATGACCTTCACCTCCCGGTCGCTGGAGGATGATGCGCGCCTGATCAATGCGCGGGACCACCAGATCGCGCCGGGTGACATTTCCATCGGTGTGATCATCGGTCGCACCTCCGAATTCTTCGATTTCTTCGTCTACGCCATCGCTTCGGTGATCGTTTTCCCCAGTCTGGTCTTCCCCTATGTGGATGCGCTGACGGGGACGCTTTATTCCTTCGCGATCTTCGCCGTCGCCTTCATCACGCGGCCGGTCGGTTCGCTGATCTTCATGGCCATCGACCGCCACTTCGGGCGCGGAACGAAACTGACGGTGGCGTTGTTCCTTTTGGGCGGATCGACCGCGTCGATCGCCTTCATGCCCGGTTATGAGACGATCGGCCACTATGCCGCCGTCGTCCTGATCATTTTGCGGGCCGCGCAGGGGATCGCGCTGGGCGGAACCTGGGACGGGCTCGCTTCGCTGCTCTCGCTCAACGCGCCGCAGCATCAGCGCGGCTGGTACGCCATGGTGCCGCAGCTTGGCGCGCCGCTGGCGCTGCTGGTGGCGAGCGGCCTGTTCGCCTTCTTCCTGACGACCCTGTCGGACGCGGATTTCCTCGACTGGGGCTGGCGCTATCCCTTCTTCGTGGCCTTCGCGATCAACGTCGTGGCGCTGTTCGCCCGCCTGCGGATCGTCGTGACGCATGAGTTCGAGCGCCTGTTCGAACAGAAGGATCTGCAACCTTCCGAAGTGCTGCCCACCGTCAAGGCGGAGGGGCGCAACATCATCATCGGCGCCTTCGCCCCGCTGGCCAGCTTCGCGCTGTTCCACATGGTGACGGTGTTCCCGCTGAGCTGGGTCGCGCTCTTCACCAAACAGCCGCTGGAACGCTTCCTGATCATCGAGATGATCGGGGCGTCGGTGGGCCTGCTGGCCATCGTCGTCTCCGGCTTCATCGCGGACCAGATCGGTCGCCGTTCCCTGCTGGCATGGTCGGCGCTCGGCATCGCGATCTTCAGCGTCATGGCGCCGCTGCTGCTGAATGGCGGCGATCTGGGTGAGGTCGCCTTCATGATCCTGGGCTTCATGTTGCTGGGCTTGGCGTTCGGCCAATCCTCCGGCGTGGTGGCGTCCAACTTCGCGACCGAGACGCGCTATACCGGTTCGGCGCTGACGTCGGACCTGGCGTGGCTGGTCGGCGCGGGCTTCGCTCCGCTGGTGGCGCTGCTGCTGTCGGTGAAGTTCGGGCTGGCCGCTTCGGGCATCTACCTGCTCTCGGGCGCGGTGGCGACCATGGTGGCGCTTTACGTCAACAAGGAACTGGCCGCCCGCGACCGTTAA